One window of the Stigmatella aurantiaca genome contains the following:
- a CDS encoding nucleotidyltransferase domain-containing protein has translation MWSVREALERFIQSLELTEGQQQEVVRQQTQVRECLVQRLQAKKVFLSGSYSRNTAIRPLHDIDLFVVLGAASLSSPLASASSTISMDAVFKQVQQALKQEWSNKGPRLQNHSVHIGFEESGIAFDVVPAYADPSSGQEVFLIPEKDTGQWIRTSPNIHKQRSTEANETAGKKLKPLLKAVKHWKRTHGSSPLRSFHLEVMSYSAFNTPPRDYLEGLERLFTHLSQRVQSPCPDPAHLGPAVDHLMSPTQREAAHQVLAGAARQARLAREESDSNPSSAHTRLINLFGEFYRKG, from the coding sequence ATGTGGAGCGTGCGTGAGGCATTGGAGCGATTCATCCAATCCCTGGAATTGACGGAGGGGCAGCAACAGGAAGTCGTCCGCCAGCAGACCCAGGTGCGGGAGTGCCTGGTCCAGCGGCTCCAGGCGAAGAAGGTCTTCCTTTCGGGTTCTTACAGCCGGAACACCGCCATCCGGCCGCTGCACGACATCGATCTCTTCGTCGTGCTGGGGGCCGCCTCGCTCTCCTCTCCGCTTGCCTCGGCCTCCAGCACCATCTCCATGGACGCGGTGTTCAAGCAGGTGCAGCAGGCACTCAAGCAAGAGTGGTCCAACAAGGGGCCCCGCCTCCAGAATCACTCGGTGCACATCGGCTTCGAAGAGTCGGGCATCGCTTTCGATGTAGTGCCCGCCTACGCCGACCCCTCTTCCGGCCAAGAGGTCTTCCTCATCCCCGAGAAGGACACCGGGCAGTGGATCCGAACCAGCCCCAACATCCATAAGCAGCGCAGCACCGAGGCCAACGAAACTGCGGGAAAGAAGCTCAAGCCGCTCCTCAAGGCCGTCAAGCATTGGAAACGCACGCATGGCTCTTCACCGCTGCGCTCGTTTCATCTGGAGGTGATGAGTTACAGCGCGTTCAACACCCCTCCCAGGGATTATCTCGAAGGACTGGAGCGGCTCTTCACCCACTTGAGCCAGCGCGTGCAAAGCCCGTGTCCCGACCCTGCCCACCTGGGCCCCGCCGTGGACCACCTGATGAGTCCCACCCAGAGAGAGGCCGCTCATCAGGTGCTCGCAGGCGCGGCGCGGCAGGCACGGCTCGCTCGCGAGGAAAGCGACTCGAATCCTTCCAGTGCCCACACCCGGCTGATCAACCTTTTCGGTGAGTTCTACCGCAAAGGCTGA
- a CDS encoding alpha/beta fold hydrolase, which translates to METLLSNDGTPLAYARAGTGPSLVLVHGSNLDHHSWDAVLPALQARWTVYALDRRGRGRSGDASAYAVEREFEDVAALVNAVPGPVVLVGHSFGGICALGAALLTRNVGKLIVYEPPLTPMESFGPVDIIPRLEALAREGRLAETLETFLRDIGGADEATVQAMKAQPQWNALVASAHTLAREGRVITDAWRHLARYAELTVPTLLMYGERSPPFCAQVAKDLQGVLPRSHITVLPGQAHFAMNEAPELFVREVLAFTGTER; encoded by the coding sequence TTGGAGACCTTGCTTTCAAACGATGGCACCCCGCTGGCTTATGCGCGTGCGGGGACGGGGCCCTCGCTCGTCCTCGTCCATGGGTCCAACCTCGACCACCACTCCTGGGACGCCGTCCTCCCGGCGCTCCAGGCGCGCTGGACCGTGTATGCCCTGGACCGGCGAGGCCGGGGACGGAGCGGGGACGCCTCCGCGTACGCCGTCGAGCGCGAGTTCGAGGATGTGGCGGCCCTGGTGAACGCGGTGCCAGGCCCCGTGGTGCTCGTGGGACACTCGTTCGGGGGCATCTGCGCGCTGGGCGCGGCGCTGCTCACGCGCAACGTGGGCAAGCTCATCGTGTATGAGCCGCCGCTCACGCCCATGGAGTCCTTTGGCCCTGTCGACATCATCCCCCGCCTGGAGGCGCTGGCGCGGGAAGGGCGTCTGGCGGAGACGCTAGAGACCTTTCTGAGAGACATTGGCGGCGCGGACGAGGCCACGGTGCAGGCCATGAAGGCCCAGCCTCAGTGGAATGCGCTTGTGGCCTCGGCGCACACGCTGGCACGCGAGGGCCGGGTCATCACGGATGCGTGGCGACACCTTGCGCGCTACGCGGAGCTCACCGTGCCCACCCTGCTGATGTACGGCGAGCGCAGTCCTCCCTTCTGCGCCCAAGTCGCCAAGGACTTGCAGGGGGTGCTGCCGCGCAGCCACATCACCGTGCTGCCGGGCCAGGCGCACTTCGCCATGAACGAGGCCCCGGAACTCTTCGTCCGCGAGGTGCTCGCCTTCACCGGCACGGAACGGTAG
- a CDS encoding SRPBCC family protein, which translates to MRTVNLGQVGRIAVVVLSGSLLKFGLSRRRGLRPHTADRRKPAEQGAPVEAVGLERSVTIGKSAEELYRLWRAPETLPRLLGDFAEVSAAGEDRMHWKVHAPLGQSVEWDARIVEDRPGEEVRWVSPEGAAWSIEGAVRFRPAPANWGTEVTFRLHIRPPGGAAGEAAMRHLRSVPGALVHKVLRRFKSLAETGEIPTLHHNPSARKSASAS; encoded by the coding sequence ATGAGAACGGTCAACTTGGGACAGGTGGGGCGCATTGCCGTCGTGGTGCTCAGCGGTTCGCTCCTGAAATTTGGCCTGTCACGCCGCCGGGGCCTCCGCCCCCATACCGCGGACCGCCGGAAGCCGGCCGAGCAGGGGGCGCCTGTCGAGGCCGTGGGGCTGGAGCGTTCCGTGACGATTGGAAAGTCCGCGGAGGAGCTCTACCGCCTCTGGCGCGCGCCGGAGACGCTGCCGCGCCTGCTGGGAGACTTCGCCGAGGTCTCCGCCGCGGGCGAGGACCGCATGCACTGGAAGGTGCATGCCCCGCTGGGCCAGAGCGTGGAGTGGGACGCGCGCATCGTGGAGGACCGGCCTGGTGAGGAGGTGCGCTGGGTGTCGCCGGAGGGCGCCGCGTGGTCCATCGAGGGCGCCGTGCGCTTCCGTCCCGCCCCGGCCAACTGGGGCACCGAGGTGACGTTCCGCCTCCACATCCGCCCCCCCGGTGGGGCCGCCGGTGAGGCCGCCATGCGGCACCTGCGGTCCGTGCCCGGGGCGCTCGTGCACAAGGTGCTCCGGCGCTTCAAGAGCCTCGCCGAGACGGGGGAGATTCCCACGCTCCACCACAACCCTTCCGCCCGGAAAAGCGCTTCGGCCTCGTGA
- a CDS encoding zinc-dependent alcohol dehydrogenase translates to MRALCWNGINDLRVETVPDPEIVNPHDVILRVTMSTTCGSDLHFIDGYIPSMREGDVIGHEFMGEVVEVGREVKKVKKGDRVVVPSFIVCGNCWYCQHDLWSLCDNTNPNPELQMETFGHSTAGIYGYTHAFGGYAGAHAHYVRVPHADQDCFLVPEGLKDEQVIFLSDAAPTGYMGADFCNIQPGYTVAVWGAGGVGLMAMESAYLLGAERVIAIDRFPERLRLAREQAGAETLDYTQVDSVVEALREMTGGRGPDACIDAVGMEAHGTGIGYAYDRAKQALHLHSDRGQALREAILSCRKGGTLSILGVYGLMDKFPLGAIMNKGLTVRTAQQHGQKYVPRLLEHVARGELDPSYLVTHRFSLEEAPRGYEMFKNKEQGCVRAVFTP, encoded by the coding sequence ATGCGTGCACTCTGCTGGAATGGCATCAATGACTTGCGGGTGGAGACCGTCCCGGATCCGGAGATCGTCAACCCGCACGACGTCATCCTGCGGGTGACGATGTCCACCACCTGTGGCTCCGACCTGCACTTCATCGATGGCTACATCCCCTCGATGCGCGAGGGGGACGTCATCGGCCACGAGTTCATGGGCGAAGTCGTGGAGGTGGGCCGCGAGGTGAAGAAGGTGAAGAAGGGAGACCGCGTGGTCGTCCCCTCGTTCATCGTCTGCGGCAATTGCTGGTACTGCCAGCATGACCTCTGGTCGCTGTGCGACAACACCAACCCGAACCCCGAGCTCCAGATGGAGACGTTCGGCCACTCGACCGCAGGCATCTACGGCTACACCCATGCCTTCGGCGGCTACGCGGGCGCGCACGCTCACTACGTCCGGGTGCCACACGCGGATCAGGACTGCTTCCTCGTGCCCGAGGGCCTGAAGGACGAGCAGGTCATCTTCCTGTCGGACGCCGCGCCCACTGGCTACATGGGCGCGGACTTCTGCAACATCCAACCCGGGTACACCGTCGCGGTGTGGGGCGCAGGGGGCGTGGGGCTCATGGCCATGGAGAGCGCCTACCTCCTGGGCGCCGAGCGCGTCATCGCCATCGACCGCTTCCCGGAGCGGCTCCGGCTCGCCCGGGAGCAGGCGGGCGCGGAGACCCTCGACTACACCCAGGTGGACAGCGTCGTGGAAGCGCTGCGGGAGATGACGGGTGGGCGCGGCCCCGATGCGTGCATCGACGCGGTGGGCATGGAGGCCCACGGCACGGGCATTGGCTATGCGTATGACCGGGCCAAGCAGGCGCTGCACCTGCACTCGGACCGGGGCCAGGCGCTGCGAGAGGCCATCCTCTCCTGCCGCAAGGGCGGCACGCTGTCGATCCTCGGCGTCTATGGCCTGATGGACAAGTTTCCCCTGGGCGCCATCATGAACAAGGGGCTCACGGTGCGCACCGCGCAGCAGCATGGCCAGAAGTACGTGCCCCGCCTGCTGGAGCACGTGGCGCGCGGGGAGTTGGATCCCTCGTACCTCGTGACGCACCGGTTCTCGCTGGAGGAGGCCCCGCGGGGCTATGAAATGTTCAAGAACAAGGAGCAGGGCTGCGTGCGGGCCGTGTTCACCCCCTGA